A stretch of DNA from Pangasianodon hypophthalmus isolate fPanHyp1 chromosome 2, fPanHyp1.pri, whole genome shotgun sequence:
GGAAGAAAGGGAGTGCACTTACCTCACCTTTCTCAGGGAAGAAGAGCAGAAAGGAGCGGGAGCAGGAGAATGAGaggaaggtgcaggagctgaccGACCAGAATGAGAGGCTTAAAGCTGAGATTGAGCGACTTGGCGAGGAGGTTCAGCGGACACGCCGTGCACTCATCGAGAGGCTCGTCAACACCAGGAAGTGAGGGGTTACGGGAAGGAAGTGGGGTAGAGAAAGgttggaaagaaagaaggaacaaGTAGAAGAATTAAATGGTAACCATGAAATGCACATAGAGACAAGAGAGGAAATGGAATGTGGAAACATGGGGAGAGAGCGATTCTTTAAGGGTCTTCCCCAAGAAtgaaggatagagagagaaagtgtgatgAAGTCTGACTTGGCTATAGAAATAGAAAAGGACCCCAGGTTTAGAGTTATTACTGTAAGAATCAGCCTCACTATTCAGGCACCTTATTGATAATTTAATACATGGTTTCCTACACAAGAAGACTGTACGTTTATGGTATTTTCCTAAATGCAGTATCCATCACATGTTGCTTTTGTACTTGAATGAAGAAATCTTGAAGGATGGAGAAATCTTGAATTGATAACCGACTCCCGGGGTGGGTGTAACTGGCAAATATTTTTGACCAACCTCTAGAAATTAAGCACTTATTTGTCCGTTTACCCGTAACAGATTTGCAAGATGTGTAAAATGGTTTTATGCAAGGATTCTCTGTGCATTTCATTGTAACCCAGTTATAGAAGTAGATCAATATTATCATGTCTTATCATGAATAATTAAAAGGGcttataaacaaaaatgttaagGTAGACCTAGTTCACAGAAATAGctcaggactgttttttttttttttttttttttttttttggttttttaggaaaggagaaaaaaaaaaaaaaaagtctgcattTGCAATTTTCTTTTCTGAAGCTCAGCTCAAGCCATGGCCTTTAAGTGTGGATGGATAGGGGAAATGTGGTTGGTCGAGTAGTCATGTAtcacttttgttaaaaaaaaaaaaaaaaaaaaaaattttgactAAATTAGCCTTTTAGATTATGCAGTTCAAGCTGTTCCATGCTTATTTTTCTATTGTATCTGCCTACGTAATCACtcattatatataaacattattcaCACTATTCACACTAGTACTGTGTAATAAGTAAAAACATGCATGCTAAATTGTTGTATTTGTGTACTCAAATGTGATAGAATTTCCCTTTTTGTCTTTACTTACTGTATTGTATACATTTACTAATAAAAATTTGAACAAAATTGAATGAGTaacttgtgtttatttaatgatCAGTGAATTTGATTAATACAAGGAAAGTgatcaatttaaataaatttaaaaaaacaggtaaCGTGCATATTCtttactgattttaaaaagcCCAAGGTCTATAAACCTTTCTACTGAATGATAAATTTCTTCACAGACATAGTATTGCCTTACTATATTTAAAggatttattattgttgtacATTGTAATTTGCTCTGTCTTGGCAGCAGTCATGTCAAGTTGattacagttacattttctttcacaatgattcttttagaaaaaaatatcccTGCACTATGTACCTTCTTCTGGTACACCCAAATGAAGGTATCCTCATTCCTCctcattctttctcttctctcatcaCTTCTTTCCTTgctgaggggggaaaaaagcataaATGAAGTGTTAATACtatattattagtttattatatttctaagactaataataccACAATTGTTAAACAAATCTAAATAATAGACATCAGGAAAATCAATGGCATGGGGTCCAACCATGCAGTTATTACTTATACATTACATATTACTAATACAATATATTGCGAAAAGGCTGATTACTTGCATTGTACATAACTGTGAAAACAGCGGTCAAAAAAGACAATGATCAGTGGCAGCCAGCTGTTTGGCTTTCTCAGGATCGGCTGCACTTACACTAGCAATAGGTTCTGCGGCATTGGGAGGCTTGGTCTCCGTTGTGCTCGTCTCCTCACTGCGACCCTGCCCAAGAAAAGAAATGACTTAGCCACGCTTTTATTGAggtatgaaaatgtaatttaaaaacatttgtttttaatactttaaaacGCTTTCCAAAAATAACGCTATGTTAAAGTTCCCTTATTAACGGCATTAGTTGACATTGACACATCACGTATTTCAGCGTTAATACTCCACAAGCAGAGCTAATGTAATCAAACCTGCATTAAATGATGGGATTAAAAATACATCCATATAAATTGAATTGCCAATGTTAATAAATGCTGATAATTAACTGAAGTCAGGTCTCTCTGCGTCACTAATCCCGACATATAAATTCTGCAAATTAATCACCAACAACATATTAATTTTGACATTATATTGTTTATACTGCTCATTGTGGACTCATTTTCAGTCATACacagaataaatatttgttaatgCCGgtgattattatttagttaacatttaaacaatcaGTAGTGCAAGTGTTTAATATTAACTGTTAAGTAATAGTACTTGAATATTAATTGTGATATAAGGCTGAAATTCATGATTAGTTAACGTTAAATAATTTCAAATTCCAATTATATTTGGATTtaatctgggggaaaaaataaaaagtccacAAACATgcagacatttatttcacagcATCACTGAGCAAATCATTCCATCGCCTTATTCTAACGAAAAAGGCCATGCTGCACAGACGGCAGTTTGTTTAATCTTTTcgattaactttttttttttttttttttttttttgctccagcATGCCCTCAGGCAAACAattctgaactgaaaaaaataccaaaaaaccTAAACTAAAACACCACAGTGATTGGCAGTAGTGGGCTTTGATCTGAGGGTGCTAGATCAATTTCATACTTAAGGCATCAGTGGAGGTGGCAGTGCAGGGGCACAAAAGCATGCAACTCAGATCTACCTTTCCCCGTAGGGGTCTCCTCCTCCGGCTGAAAAGAAGGTTcaagtaagaaaagaaaaaaaaggacaaagacTATATTAGCTCTGACTGGAACTTGGCTGCTCAAGGTCTATCCTTGAATTTATCATCAACACAGAGAataagtaaaagtaaatatCATGCGTTGCCGCTGTATTGTAATCTTGTTTGAAGGCTTTCTTGATGGTGCAGCAATTCCTGAATGGGGCTTAAAATATCGCCCCATCTCGCATTTCGAAAAATGTTGCAACAGGTGTGATTGGAGCTTGTTATTTCACTCTGGAATGATGTAATATCCAGACACCTCATCCAACTTATGAACCGGTCACTGTGTCATACTTCATCAAACCAGACGGTTAATCATGTCTGACCTCAAAAGAAAAGTCATTTATCAaaattatttgcttttccaTAATTTTAAATCCAATCTGTGGCACATATTTACAAACCTGCTGTCCTCCAAATTTCTTCCTTAGTGTCTCAATTTGCTCAGACTCCAGCTTCTGGAACAAAGGACTGACCTGacaggggaaaaataaaatggaataaataatctaattttttaataataataataataataataataataataataataatgataataaatcaaACTGCAACAAAATTCAATCTGGATTTCATCACTAACGGAGTTTGATACAACAAAGGTGCTGTAgttacacatttattacagaataattACCGTGCCGATTTGGTGGCCGGTTGGGAGGCTGCGGAGGAAACATCCCTCAGCACCCAGCATGGCACTGGCACAATTATCTGAAGCTTGCAGCTGGGTACGAATGGTCCGACTGACTGTGGGCATGTACGGCTCCAACATGGCCGACAGGAGACACGCCACATTCACCGACACGCCAGTTACTGTGCCTGCACGTTTCCTACAGAACATACACGAATGTTACGACCTCAGAGTCCTTTTGCTctcaaaaacaaattattttacagaataTGTCGAGTATTTTTATTAACTGGAAGAGGTGGTTAAAATGGTTTGTAAACATCCTCTGATTTAAAAAGGTGTATTAATTGTATCTGAGGAAAACCCATGCGTATTCACTCACTAAGTGACCAAAACTATAGTCACATTGATGCTTATTCACATTCACTTGCCTGTCCTCATCTCCTCCTTTGATCTTCTTCCAGGGTTCATTACTCTGAATATACTGGTTGCCATGACGAGAGATATTGAGAATGCACTTCAAGGCATCGCGAATCCtgaccataaataaataaataaatacaatacaataaatcagacatacattcatatatttatatatacattttaaattgtagTATATGTAGTTTGtaaagtttttaaatttatttttaatatactatCAAACCACACGATGCATAGGTCTCAAAAATATTATGCCTTTAGAAAAACTTATCTTCTGAATAAAACAATAACTAAATTATTGAAACCTACTCGTATATTTTGCATCTGTATTACACCTGAACCAGtacaaaataaattagaaataaagaaagtatAATTTGTAcaatatgcaataaaataaaaataattgtttttacaaaataaattaatgttatttttttttttttagtaaatcaCCTGACATTAAATCTTTAATATTATATGATCACTAAAATGTTACTTCAATGTATGTGGAAACAATATCATGTTCAGTGTATATGGATTTATTCTCAGTGGACAGGAAGAactaatatataattaaaaatgcatgtcGTATCTGAATATTGGCTCTCACGCTCAACCCATGTGCACAATTTATCCTCATACATAATGTTTGAAAGgcaaaaatgtattcattaaagCTAAcatcattaaattaattttttccaTTAAATACAGAGCTAGATTATCCATCACTTGTATATATTGATATAACAACAGAGTCAGAAATAATGTGATAGATTTGAGATGTTCTTTAGGTTTGTCCAATTGTTAGTTTCACAGCAATGAGCAGATAATGTGTGTCTTGTTCCTTAAATTGTGTAGTCAAATAGTGACTGGTTGCAGTGAAATAAGAAGTGATTTAGAGTGGTctttagcaaaaacaataaaaaaaagcaagtatAAAACcggtattttaaaataaacttcctataaaatgcatgtaaattaattatttacaggtaaataatcatgagaggaaaaaaaaaaaaacaaaacaaaagaaactaaagacttaataataaactaaatacaTTTCTGACCTGACTTTGTCCAGCAACTGGATGTACTGCTTGAGCTCCCAGGACACCTGAGCAATGAGACGCTTGTCTTCATCCTGCAGAACAATCTCCGGCACACAGCCATTAAAGAACTTATTCACAAACATGCCTGCcctaagagacagagagaaagaaaggcagagacAAGAAAACAGAGCAGGTCAATAAAATCCTGTATATTTACTGAGCTGTGCAGAAGAATGTGTAATGTGGGTCTCGATAATCATATCTAGATTTTTATCTGTGTAGTtgagtgtgtgtcctgtttGTACGTTTATTTATGCAGACAATTACTGGAAATAAAGTGGGAGCGTGCATGTTCTATATACCTGTTGATAAAATTGCCCAGGTTATTGAGCAGTTCGGAGTTGTTCTTCAGAGCCAGGTCGGCCCAAGAGAAGGAGGAGTCCTGGCCCTCAGGTCTCACGTAGGTAAGATAGAAACGCCAAACGTCCGATGGAATGCCTGTGTCTTTAGCCATGTCTCCAAACACTCCCACACCACGGCTCTTTGAGAACTTTGTGTCCTCATAGTTCAAATATTctaagtgtaaataaataacaaattaaacaaattaatattttctaaCTCTAAACTAGTCCAGCTTGACTTGCTGAACATAGCTCCTTTTCCTTCTAAAACCATGCCATTGATTTAAATCTCATCATTCCAATAAAAATTATTGTTAATAAACGGACAGTTTCGgatctaaaatctgattggctgaacaGTGTTTGAAACAGTTATAAAGTCacaataattaaattcattattaatgtacCAGATAAAAACGTTTCACTTAAGCCATTGTTCCAAGAATCCATTTAATGTCCTCATCTTTACCCGATATGTTGCTTAGCAAACAAAGCTTACAGTGAACAGACTACACTGCATGGCAGAAGAATTGTTTACTGCGAAtatcatttatacagtataataatgcTTCATGTTGTGTCTAAGAACACTCTTACTCATGATCATTCACTGTAATGCACGACCTCTCATTAGCTTATTGCTTTATTACACATCCAATTTCATCTCATATCCATTTATTAGAACAAAATCAGTTGAACGGTTTTCAGGTGAGTTGTTGTGCATCACCTGTAGCGATGAGGTGGTTGACGAGTGTGTAGTTGTCCTGTGCCCCGAGCAGAGAGCAGGGGAAAACTACACTGTGGAATGGTACATTGTCTTTTGCCATGAAGTTGTACAGCTCCACCTGCAGGACAAGTGGGAGAGacacaattatttttttgatAATAGACATAATTATTTGCTATTCCAATaactataatttaaaataaatataatgaacttgacaattttaaataatggcataaaaaaacaattagatCATATTGACATCTCTATCTCTTTATCTAAACTGCCCAACTTGTATGTAGACATTTGTTTATTAACCTGAACAAGGCTAATCTTAACTGATCCCACTAATCTATGAAATTTCTGAACTAGTTTTTCACAAATTTTACACATACAGGCAGGTAGGCAGAAACAAACACCAAGTGAACATGTATTAAGTAATATATGGCTTATTTCTGCAATTAAACAGGCTCAAAAGACAATCGTCTcaaatcatttatttcacatatttttgatCTCCATGCTTGTATATTCTCATTGTAGAAATTGCCAGTTTCCTTCTTATAAATAAGAAGATTTTTCAAAATATCAGCACCGGTATCAGGAAACTAGTCTTGGTATAGTGTGGTATTGCCCATCACTAGCACAAAGAAACATCCGTTGCAACCCCAGAGTAAATTTTATTCTTCCTCCATTAGGTTTTTATAAACAGCAAAATGTActattatttgtaaaatgtatttcctGTATCTTGGTTGTGCTCAGCCACTAGATATAGGGGTTATGAGATGAACACATGTAGTGGACAGGAAAACATTTGGGATGGGTATAATGATGTTTGAGGGGTTAAGATGTGGCACCTGTTGTGGGTTCTTCCACCATTTCTCCCATTCACTGGTGTAATTGGCAGTTATTGAGAGGTAGCCAATGGGCGCGTCGAACCAGACATAAAACACCTTTAAAGAAAGAGGGACACCAGCAGGTGAGTCAGGTGTCTGGAGACCACAAAATAACATCCAACCATTCGTGCCTGTGTGTAAAGTGCTTTTCTTACCTTTCCACTATATTCTGGGAGTGGTACAGGTGTCCCCCACTTCAGATCTCGTGTGATGCAGCGTGGCTTCAGACCATCTCTTATCCATGAGCGGGTGATTTGCTTAGCGTTAGCGGTCCAATCACCTGTATTCAAAGACTGCTCCAGCCACTTCTCCAACTCGCCTTCCAGCTAATAAATGCACACAGTCAGTGTTAGTGTAAAAAATACatgtacatgttttattttataagtaaATTCATAGTGGTTACCTGGGGCAGGTCAAGAAACAAGTGCTTAGAGGTGCGAATCACAGGAGTCTGTCcacacaccttacactgagGATCCTATGGGGATGTCAGAGAAAAAGTGACCTCAATCTCTAATGTTATAATCCAAGTTAGAAATGAGGACAAGCAGTTTCGTCGTCACACAAAGTACGTCAGTTATGTGTACATGTGAATTGGAAGGCAGCCACTCTGGCATAATACTGATGCATTCAATAACATACACTTTAATGGAATCAgactgaagatgaaaatgaataatatttctATTCATTATCCAGAGGTGTTGCTGAAATGGGTCTTTATTATTGTACCTTGAGCTCCACAGCGTTAATGAGTCGGCCACACTTATCACATTGGTCCCCTCTGGCTTCAGGATATTTGCAATAAGGACACACACCCTCTACAAAGCGGTCAGCTAGGAAGCGCTGACAGTTCTCACAGCACAGCTGCTCCACTGTGTCCTCGTGTAAAAATCCCCTCTCATGTAAACGAAAGAATATGTTCTGTGCAATTCTGAGAGAAAaggcaagagagaaagagtaaatATGTATAAGCAAGAAGGGAGCTCAAGATTTAAAGTTAACCTCTTAATAGTACGCCATAAAAATAGCActcaagttttaaaaaaagtcaagtTTTAGTTAGATCTTTAATATCGCACAATAACTACTAATCTGAGACGGTGAGGGCCAACATGATGTGCCTCTGAAACAAGTAAAGCCTGTTAGTGAATCTTTTAAACTTCTGCTCATGAAACATCACAAGTCAGGAGAAGTGTGTTGTGCCACTCAGAATATCCCCCAAAACACACTCTTCATTCAGCATGTTCTCCATTTCTAAACTCTTTCTACCTCACACATGCATTTCATCATCATACTCTGTCTGTTGTTGAGTGGTGGTGCGGCCGAAATAGTCAAAGTCGATCTGGAACCACTTGTAGATGGCAGTGTGGACAGCATAGTATTTGTCACATATCTCCTGGGGCGTTAGACCCTCCTCAAGAGCCTTGTTCTCTGTTGCAGTGCCGTACTCGTCTGTCCCGCACACATAAAGCAAGTTCCAGCCACGCAAACGGCCATATCTgcagtgagacagtgtgagacacaAAGCGAGATACCACCATTTATTGAACTATTCAGTTCACAATTAGGCTTAAAAGATTTacatacaaagagagagaacaaaaaactacaaaaaaaaaaaaaaaaaaaaaaaaacctgaaggGTAGAAAGACAGATCAGGCTACTGTAGTTTTCCCATTAGTGCTTCATAAGAAGGGTAAACAAAATAAGTATAGCAGAGCAGAGGGCTGTGTTAcctggagaatacatcagcgcTCAGCACACAGCCGATGATGTTGCCTAGGTGAGGCACGTTGTTGACATACGGCAGTGCACTTGTGACCAGCACATTACGCATCCCTTCCTCAGGTAAACTGAATAAATCACATACAAACATCACATTATAAacatcacatttacacattacagCTACATTTATGAGAACAGATTTGCAAGAACACACGAGTTCCACATGAACTTGATGTACATTTCACAGCAATCGAAACATGTCTGTTTGGGTTATTAAAGTTATTTAGGATGACTAAACAATTACATTGTAGAAGCCATCCATGCAGAAAACTAAGTGAAAAcacctttaataaaaaatatatatatatacacttatataacatttattcttttatttattacatagtaACCTCATAAGATTAAGCCATTTCATTGCTTCTTTCTagacataaaaatacaaaagaagcaaaatgatctgccagtaGAATGAGGTAATTTAATGCTTGagatcaggaataaaaaaaaaaaaaaaaaaaaaagttactagAAATCTGGTTAATAATCTTGTATTGGTTTATAATAATCAGATAATGAGAAATATCAAATTAATTTGCCTTTAGTAGATAAATTTGCCTGTATTCAGGTTCTaagacaatatttttttttcacttcataaataaaattataaacctGATATCTGTTCACCAATTTGGCCAGCTCCAGTCAACTCCAGAAATATTGACAGCCTTGGTAAAGAAGAGTAGAAATGATACCATAGCTTTCTGCTTAATTggcttaatctcacactgaaaatatgaaagaaatcaaacttttaattaaaaagttaaggtgccagtaattctggagctgagTGTAGGAAAAGTTCTTGGAAACAGGGCTTCAAAGTGCCaagatacagtatgttttattcagtttaaaaaatggCAGCAATCACATTTTGCAAAGAAAGTCATCTTTCAACCCCATAAACATGCTTGTAAGGTGATCAGGTGATTCTGCCCCTCAATCACTGCTGCAAGATACAAGGGTGTTAGGAGAAAAACAAAG
This window harbors:
- the mars1 gene encoding methionine--tRNA ligase, cytoplasmic, with product MKLFVNEGNPQCVKVLAALEHTAVQCDVQLLSHEERVVSFLSRPVLPAVLLPSGQQLFSANAICQYLFEVGGKEITDASRQLLEWEATELQPVLLQALHVAVLQGKSSEAGTLLKKPLSWLEQCLSGKSTQFLAAETVEVADIVLWAALYPVLSVSALEAGELRSVQGWFERVGQLPACTTAVQKILPGKDLKALKNFLQKQPAPHTQQKENLPSELEGVEHVMTAEEIEVAAQAWTKGLAECHDAIERKNPVLPEEGMRNVLVTSALPYVNNVPHLGNIIGCVLSADVFSRYGRLRGWNLLYVCGTDEYGTATENKALEEGLTPQEICDKYYAVHTAIYKWFQIDFDYFGRTTTQQQTEIAQNIFFRLHERGFLHEDTVEQLCCENCQRFLADRFVEGVCPYCKYPEARGDQCDKCGRLINAVELKDPQCKVCGQTPVIRTSKHLFLDLPQLEGELEKWLEQSLNTGDWTANAKQITRSWIRDGLKPRCITRDLKWGTPVPLPEYSGKVFYVWFDAPIGYLSITANYTSEWEKWWKNPQQVELYNFMAKDNVPFHSVVFPCSLLGAQDNYTLVNHLIATEYLNYEDTKFSKSRGVGVFGDMAKDTGIPSDVWRFYLTYVRPEGQDSSFSWADLALKNNSELLNNLGNFINRAGMFVNKFFNGCVPEIVLQDEDKRLIAQVSWELKQYIQLLDKVRIRDALKCILNISRHGNQYIQSNEPWKKIKGGDEDRKRAGTVTGVSVNVACLLSAMLEPYMPTVSRTIRTQLQASDNCASAMLGAEGCFLRSLPTGHQIGTVSPLFQKLESEQIETLRKKFGGQQGRSEETSTTETKPPNAAEPIASQGKK